In Sceloporus undulatus isolate JIND9_A2432 ecotype Alabama chromosome 7, SceUnd_v1.1, whole genome shotgun sequence, one DNA window encodes the following:
- the HES2 gene encoding transcription factor HES-2, with protein sequence MAPLSGAPLEARQEAARVRKSLKPLMEKRRRARINESLNQLKALILPLVGKDGSRYSKLEKADILEMTVQFLQDLPGPCASISDAANSYRKGYGACVSRLTLLLPKYNLLNPEACHRLLGHLQQACDQHHHCLRDSATPQDLSQTWGRGRAAGNPPTAVQRHSCPPSPTAQPPALWRPW encoded by the exons ATGGCGCCCCTCTCCGGAGCCCCCCTCGAGGCCAGGCAAGAGGCCGCCCGGGTCAGGAAG AGCCTGAAGCCCCTGATGGAGAAGCGGCGCCGGGCCCGGATCAACGAAAGCCTCAACCAGCTCAAGGCCCTGATCCTGCCCTTGGTTGGCAAAGAT GGCTCTCGCTATTCCAAGCTGGAAAAAGCCGACATCTTAGAGATGACTGTCCAGTTCCTCCAAGATCTCCCCGGCCCCTGCGCCTCCATCTCTG ACGCAGCCAACAGTTATCGCAAAGGCTACGGCGCCTGTGTCTCCCGCCTCACGCTCCTCCTCCCCAAATACAACCTCTTGAACCCAGAGGCCTGCCATAGACTCTTGGGGCATCTCCAGCAGGCCTGCGACCAACACCACCATTGCCTTCGAGACTCTGCCACCCCCCAGGACTTGTCCCAAACCTGGGGCAGGGGGCGAGCGGCCGGAAACCCACCCACAGCAGTCCAAAGACACTCGTGCCCACCGTCCCCCACAGCTCAGCCGCCAGCCCTGTGGAGACCATGGTAG
- the POLE3 gene encoding DNA polymerase epsilon subunit 3, which yields MAERPEDLNLPNAVVARIVKEALPEGVSVSKEARSAVSRAASVFVLYATSCANNFAMKGKRKTLHAGDVLSAMEEMDFQRFLVPLKEALEAYRCEQKEKRGVSELKKKEKEKKDPEEPEKSQEEENEEEEEEEKMEEEEQNEEEEEEEEGES from the exons ATGGCGGAGCGCCCAGAGGACCTGAACCTTCCGAACGCCGTCGTGGCCCGGATCGTCAAGGAGgcg CTTCCCGAGGGAGTCAGCGTCTCGAAGGAGGCCCGGAGCGCGGTCTCGCGGGCGGCCAGCGTCTTCGTCCTCTACGCCACGTCCTG CGCCAACAACTTCGCCatgaaggggaagaggaagacgCTGCACGCGGGAGACGTCCTCTCGGCCATGGAGGAGATGGACTTCCAGCGCTTCCTCGTGCCCCTGAAGGAGGCCCTGGAAG CTTACAGGTGcgagcagaaagagaagagaggagtcTCCGAgctgaaaaagaaggagaaggagaagaaggatcCTGAAGAGCCAGAgaagagccaggaggaggagaacgaggaagaggaagaggaggagaagatggaggaggaggaacagaatgaggaggaggaggaggaggaggaaggggagagctGA